A stretch of Schistocerca americana isolate TAMUIC-IGC-003095 chromosome 3, iqSchAmer2.1, whole genome shotgun sequence DNA encodes these proteins:
- the LOC124606162 gene encoding CASP-like protein 4A1 translates to MRRGRTVSGWCCSSSGRGSDGSGAGRAELALTHRVAWRCPGALGRRGCARRDGAAATGPGGRHALQAVPRRTAQHSTPAPPPPPPPRHEPGPPHRLPRPRLSPPLAAQPPTAMRTATVALSVARQPPLQRAVPPCVSTRAAELKRRLWRYVRFDSIE, encoded by the coding sequence ATGAGGCGAGGCAGGACAGTGAGCGGGTGGTGTTGCAGCAGCAGCGGCCGCGGCAGCGACGGCAGCGGAGCGGGCAGGGCCGAGCTTGCTCTCACTCACCGCGTCGCGTGGCGCTGCCCGGGCGCGCTGGGCAGGCGGGGGTGTGCTCGCCGGGACGGCGCGGCCGCGACTGGGCCAGGCGGCCGCCACGCGCTGCAGGCCGTCCCGCgccgcacagcacagcacagcacgccggcgccgccgccgccgccgccgccgcgacaCGAGCCCGGCCCGCCTCACAGGCTGCCTCGCCCACGCCTCTCGCCACCTCTCGCCGCCCAGCCTCCGACAGCAATGCGGACGGCGACAGTAGCTCTCTCCGTTGCTAGGCAACCCCCACTACAGCGAGCAGTACCGCCGTGCGTCTCAACTCGAGCAGCAGAGTTGAAGCGGAGGTTGTGGCGTTACGTACGCTTCGATTCAATAGAGTAA